Below is a window of Desmonostoc muscorum LEGE 12446 DNA.
GTCCAGCAAGAATTTCAGCCGCTTCTTTGCGGTTGTCAAAATTATCTAACCACTGCTGCGCCTCCATAATTCCTTTTAAAATTGCTTTGGTTGCCTTGGGATTTTTATCAACCCAGTCAGCTCTCATGGCAAGATATTCTTCAGGATGATTCTTCCAAATTTCTGCTGTCAATGCTGCTACATACCCAATTTTGTCTTGAACAAGGCGATAAGGCCAGGGGTCACCTGTACTAAAGGCATCCATTGTTCCTGTTTTCATGTTGGCGACAGTTTGCGCTGCTGGTACTGTGAGCAATTTGACATCTGTATCTGGGTCTAAACCGCCTGCTGCTAACCAGTAGCGAATCCACAAATCTTGGTTGACGTGGGGAAAGGTGAATGCTGCGGTGAAAGGTGTTGAGGATTTGAGTTCGGTGAAGAGGGATTTAGCGCTAGCCAGTTGTAAACTGATACCTTTGCCTTGGTGCTTGCTGGCGATCGCAATTCCATTTCCATGTGTGATTAATTGGCATAATACATACATGGGAATTTTTTGATTGCCTTTGGTAATTAAACCTTCTGTAATTAAATGTGGCATTGGCATCTGCCATTGACCGCCATCAATACCACCACCCGCAGAACCAATTTCTACATTATCTCTAGCCGCACCCCAAGAAGCTTGCTTAGAAAGGTCAACTTTGGTCATGCCGTATTTGGCGAAAAAGCCTTTTTCTTTAGCAATAATTAAAGGAGCCGCTTCTACAATCGGAATATATCCTAATTTGACTGTAGTAGTTTCTGGTGTTTGTTCAGGACTAATATTAACAACTGACTGAGCAGTTGGTTGTGCTTGAGTAGCTTCACCAGTTAGGTTTTCAGGTGGATTGCCCAAACAACCTTTGAGAAATACAGCACTCGCAGATGCTCCAGCTGTGAAGATAAATTTGCGCCGAGAAATTCGATTAAAAAATTCTGTCATAATATCTCCTCGAATGTAAATTTTATTTTTATCGCCACGACAATTGAAGCAAGAAAAACGTTAATTTCTTGCAATTCAATGAGTAATCAAGCTATATTTTGCAAGGCAAAGTCAGCCATTTCATCAATGGCTATTGCTACTGCCTAAAACAAAATTTCAATCAATTGATTAAATCTGCTCTCGTGTGATGCAGAAGTGTTATTCACCTGGTTGAAATAAGTTTACAGCCTTTAATGCCGAATTTGTTAACTATGAGTCGGCATTTATTAAATAAATATTAGATTGGATGTATAAGTAAAAATTTATCTATTTGCCTAAACTATAGTAGTAATTCTTAATATATAAAGTCTGATTTATGAATACTATTAACTTGAGATTATGATTTACAAAAAAGTAAATCATAAGCGAAATCAATCGTAATCATAGTAAAAAAACTGAATGATTTAGAATACAAAATAAGAAGATAGAATTCAGTATTCAGAATACTTCGATACCAAGGTTAATAATCATACTGCGTAGGTTGGGGAGCCAGTAAATGTAGTGGCGTGGCAAGGCTAAAATAGTGCATTAGTAGGTTGGGTTGAGCTTTCGCGTTACCCAACGTGGATCTCGGTGTTGGGTTTCGTTCCTCAACCCAACCTACAAATTTATTGCAACATTTTAGTCTTGCCACGCCACTACATCTACATCTATTAGCCTTGAACTTCAGCTCAACGCTGGTGACTCAATTCTGAATACAGAATTCAGAATTCTGTATTCTTCAAGTAGTGTATTCTGCGTTAATCCTCACGTAGTCATAACTCAAATCACAACCCCAAGCTTTACCTGTACCATGACCATTGCCAACGCTAACGGAAATTAACACTGTATCCTCTTGGAGATAAGCACCTACCGCAGCTTGCTTCAAATAGGTGCTGGCTGCTGCACGGTCGAATGGTAATGGTTGCCCGTTTTCTAACATTAAGAAATTCCCTAGCTTAATTTGCAGGTTTTCTTGCTCAAAAAGTACACCTGCGCGTCCAGCGGCGGCGGCGATACGTCCCCAGTTGGGGTCACGTCCAAAGATTGCAGATTTAACTAAGGATGAACCAGCGATGGTTTTGGCTATTTGTCTGGCTGAGAGTTCATCATGGGCGCCAGTCACTTCCACTTCTATAAGGCAGGTTGCACCTTCACCATCACGAGCGATCGCTTTGGCTAAATGCTGGCAAACTGCTGTTAACATCGCTTCTAATCTCTCTGATTCTGCACCCAATTCTGTAATTGCTGGGGTGCGAGATTGACCGTTTG
It encodes the following:
- a CDS encoding CmpA/NrtA family ABC transporter substrate-binding protein, which encodes MTEFFNRISRRKFIFTAGASASAVFLKGCLGNPPENLTGEATQAQPTAQSVVNISPEQTPETTTVKLGYIPIVEAAPLIIAKEKGFFAKYGMTKVDLSKQASWGAARDNVEIGSAGGGIDGGQWQMPMPHLITEGLITKGNQKIPMYVLCQLITHGNGIAIASKHQGKGISLQLASAKSLFTELKSSTPFTAAFTFPHVNQDLWIRYWLAAGGLDPDTDVKLLTVPAAQTVANMKTGTMDAFSTGDPWPYRLVQDKIGYVAALTAEIWKNHPEEYLAMRADWVDKNPKATKAILKGIMEAQQWLDNFDNRKEAAEILAGRNYFNLSSPEILADPYQGKYDMGDGRKIDDKSMAAYYWKDEKGNVSYPYKSHDLWFIVENVRWGFLPKDYIANNAAKAKELINKVNREDIWKEAAKEAGITVADIPTNTSRGVEEFFDGIKFDPEKPEEYLKSLKIKKVNI